The following are encoded together in the Xanthomonas sacchari genome:
- the ybgF gene encoding tol-pal system protein YbgF — translation MRIGVLTSMIVAAALVAAAPAHAQRASLADRVSALEQQAMNTQANTDMLNQLNQLRTQMQSMEATIEQLQHSNDQLKQQIKDQYLDLDGRVGRLENGAGAGATPPLPPANGVAPAAAPAAPAGKPSAVAEPPPSVHGDAGTLAAAGDERAAYNVAFDALKAGKYADSANLFQNFLQAYPNGVYAPNALYWLGESYYATKNFQLAEAQFQDLIGRYPTHDKAPGALLKLGLSQYGEGRVQDAEQTLQQVGAKYPGSDAARTAQDRLQSIRLGQQLR, via the coding sequence ATGCGTATCGGTGTCCTTACATCGATGATCGTCGCGGCGGCCCTCGTGGCCGCCGCGCCGGCTCATGCGCAGCGCGCAAGCCTGGCCGACCGCGTTTCCGCGCTTGAGCAGCAGGCCATGAATACCCAGGCCAACACCGACATGCTGAACCAGCTCAACCAGCTGCGGACGCAGATGCAGTCGATGGAGGCCACGATCGAACAACTGCAGCACAGCAACGACCAGCTCAAGCAGCAGATCAAGGACCAGTACCTGGACCTGGATGGCCGCGTGGGCCGGCTCGAGAATGGTGCAGGGGCAGGGGCGACGCCGCCGTTGCCGCCGGCCAATGGCGTCGCACCGGCTGCTGCGCCGGCCGCGCCCGCAGGCAAGCCGTCCGCCGTCGCCGAGCCGCCGCCGTCGGTGCACGGCGACGCCGGCACCCTGGCTGCCGCCGGCGACGAGCGTGCCGCCTACAACGTCGCCTTCGACGCCCTCAAGGCGGGCAAGTACGCCGACTCGGCGAACCTGTTCCAGAACTTCCTGCAGGCCTACCCGAACGGCGTGTATGCGCCGAACGCGCTGTACTGGCTCGGCGAAAGCTACTACGCCACCAAGAACTTCCAGCTGGCCGAGGCCCAGTTCCAGGACCTGATCGGCCGCTACCCGACCCATGACAAGGCGCCCGGTGCGCTGCTCAAGCTCGGCCTGTCCCAGTACGGCGAAGGCCGCGTCCAGGACGCCGAGCAGACCCTGCAACAGGTCGGCGCGAAGTATCCTGGATCCGATGCCGCGCGGACCGCGCAGGACCGCCTGCAGTCGATCCGTCTCGGCCAGCAGCTGCGCTGA
- the tolQ gene encoding protein TolQ — MIALLLALQDTVVEALPQDVTQTATQAVASTAAHGGINYLDLMVKASLPVKVIVLLLLLGSLISWVIIFRKGKVFKNANREADDFENRFWSGTDLSKLYAGATDRNRVVGGLEAIFEAGFREFTRLRDKRRLDARIQLEGAQRAMRATYAREVDRLERNLELLANIGSTAPYVGLVGTVFGIMVTMHDMINSGQQAGIAAVAPGISEALFATAIGLFVAIPAVWAYNRFTTRVERLAVRFETFSEEFSSILQRQASGD; from the coding sequence ATGATCGCATTGCTCCTGGCCCTGCAGGACACGGTGGTGGAGGCGCTGCCGCAGGACGTGACCCAGACCGCCACCCAGGCCGTCGCCAGCACCGCCGCCCACGGCGGCATCAACTACCTGGACCTGATGGTCAAGGCCAGCCTGCCGGTCAAGGTGATCGTGCTGCTGCTGCTGCTCGGCTCGCTGATCAGTTGGGTCATCATCTTCCGCAAGGGCAAGGTGTTCAAGAACGCCAACCGCGAGGCCGACGACTTCGAAAACCGCTTCTGGTCCGGCACCGACCTGAGCAAGCTCTACGCCGGCGCCACCGACCGCAATCGCGTGGTCGGCGGGCTGGAGGCGATCTTCGAGGCCGGGTTCCGCGAATTCACCCGCCTGCGCGACAAGCGCCGGCTCGATGCGCGCATCCAGCTGGAAGGCGCGCAGCGGGCGATGCGCGCCACCTATGCGCGCGAAGTGGACCGCCTGGAGCGCAACCTGGAACTGCTCGCCAACATCGGCTCCACCGCGCCCTACGTGGGCCTGGTCGGCACCGTGTTCGGCATCATGGTGACCATGCACGACATGATCAATAGCGGCCAGCAGGCGGGCATCGCCGCGGTCGCGCCGGGCATCTCCGAGGCGCTGTTCGCCACCGCCATCGGCCTGTTCGTGGCGATCCCGGCGGTGTGGGCCTACAACCGCTTCACCACCCGGGTCGAGCGCCTGGCCGTGCGCTTCGAGACCTTCTCCGAAGAGTTCAGCTCCATCCTGCAGCGCCAGGCCAGCGGCGACTGA
- a CDS encoding TonB-dependent receptor — MRLPFFLFAAMLPATAVTTTDAWAQSPSTQTLDSVIVSASRTDQPAETAPQTVVVIDQQQIAQQLSISGNSSDVLSSLLPSYTPSRGKMNGSGETLRGRTPLILVDGIPQSNPLRPTGREAHTIDYAMVERIEVIQGANAMNGLGANGGTINLITRRPQPGTFNQHFDAQTTLPTDGADAQTLSYKTGYRVDGRADKLDYLLAVGYEDQGLYVDGDGRAIGTDVTQGDLMATRAYDLHAKLGYWIDDRQELQFSSNRYRIKSKAEYLGVAGDRDLGIPTTSVRGRPEGTPPWNDVWTTGLSYEHHDLAGMELKAMVFNQEFEGLFGADNSATFQDPRIAPNGRLYDQSRSVASKWGSKTNLGKDGLLDGRLKLTGGFDTLWDRGKQDLYSTGRTYVPESQYRDFAAFLQGEYRLLPQLTVHGGVRHEDAELEIDSYQTLARYNRVQVQGGTLSFSETLYNAGAVFAPSEGFNVFASYSEGFGMPDVGRVLRSINTPGTTVASLSALQPVLTRNVELGTRLRGDALDMEMAVFQSRSDYGTRVIAVDGAFQMAREKTRIEGLDASLAYRVDARQRVGLAYAYTRGRYDSDGNGTLDAHLDGLNIAPNRVVGTWSAQWDDRLSTFVQAQYAFSRRFDDPQKEFHGYALVDAAMNYRLPRGELRLAIANLLDRQYITYYSQSALVEPLRYFAGRGRTLTIGYSLDF, encoded by the coding sequence ATGCGTTTGCCGTTTTTCCTGTTCGCCGCGATGCTTCCGGCGACTGCCGTCACCACCACCGACGCCTGGGCGCAGTCGCCCTCCACGCAGACGCTGGACAGCGTCATCGTCAGCGCATCGCGTACCGACCAGCCCGCGGAGACGGCGCCGCAGACGGTGGTGGTGATCGACCAGCAGCAGATCGCGCAGCAGCTCAGCATCAGCGGCAATTCGTCGGACGTGCTGTCCAGCCTGCTGCCGTCGTACACGCCGAGCCGCGGCAAGATGAACGGCAGCGGCGAAACCCTGCGCGGACGCACGCCGCTGATCCTGGTCGACGGCATCCCGCAGTCCAACCCGCTGCGCCCGACCGGACGCGAGGCGCATACCATCGACTACGCGATGGTCGAGCGCATCGAAGTGATCCAGGGCGCCAACGCGATGAACGGTCTGGGCGCCAACGGCGGCACCATCAACCTGATCACCCGGCGGCCGCAACCCGGTACATTCAATCAGCACTTCGACGCGCAGACCACGCTGCCGACCGACGGCGCCGATGCCCAGACGCTGAGTTACAAGACCGGTTACCGCGTCGACGGCCGCGCCGACAAGCTCGATTACCTGCTCGCCGTCGGCTACGAGGACCAGGGACTGTACGTGGACGGCGACGGCCGCGCGATCGGCACCGACGTGACCCAGGGCGACCTGATGGCCACCCGCGCCTACGACCTGCATGCCAAGCTGGGTTACTGGATCGACGACCGGCAGGAGTTGCAGTTCAGTTCCAACCGCTACCGCATCAAGTCCAAGGCTGAGTACCTGGGCGTGGCCGGCGATCGCGATCTCGGCATTCCGACCACATCGGTGCGCGGCCGGCCCGAAGGCACGCCGCCGTGGAATGACGTGTGGACCACCGGCCTGTCCTATGAGCACCACGATCTGGCCGGCATGGAACTGAAGGCGATGGTGTTCAACCAGGAATTCGAAGGCCTGTTCGGCGCCGACAATTCCGCCACCTTCCAGGATCCACGGATCGCTCCCAACGGCAGGTTGTACGACCAGTCGCGCTCGGTGGCGTCCAAGTGGGGATCCAAGACCAACCTCGGCAAGGACGGTCTGCTCGATGGCCGGCTCAAGCTCACCGGCGGCTTCGACACCCTGTGGGACCGCGGCAAGCAGGACCTGTACAGCACCGGTCGCACCTACGTGCCCGAATCGCAGTACCGCGACTTCGCTGCGTTCCTGCAAGGCGAGTACCGGCTGCTGCCGCAGTTGACCGTGCATGGCGGGGTGCGCCACGAAGATGCGGAACTGGAGATCGACAGTTACCAGACGCTGGCGCGCTACAACCGCGTGCAGGTCCAGGGCGGCACGCTGTCGTTCTCCGAGACGTTGTACAACGCCGGCGCGGTGTTCGCGCCGAGCGAGGGCTTCAACGTCTTCGCCAGCTACTCCGAAGGCTTCGGCATGCCTGATGTCGGCCGTGTGCTGCGCTCGATCAACACCCCCGGGACCACTGTCGCCAGCCTGAGCGCGCTGCAGCCGGTGCTGACCCGCAACGTCGAGCTGGGCACGCGCCTGCGCGGCGACGCCTTGGACATGGAGATGGCCGTGTTCCAGTCGCGTTCGGATTACGGCACAAGAGTGATCGCGGTGGACGGCGCGTTCCAGATGGCGCGGGAAAAGACCCGCATCGAAGGCCTCGATGCCAGCCTTGCGTACCGCGTCGACGCTCGGCAGCGCGTCGGCCTGGCCTATGCATATACGCGTGGGCGCTACGACAGCGACGGCAACGGCACACTGGATGCGCACCTGGACGGGCTCAACATCGCGCCCAATCGCGTCGTGGGCACCTGGTCGGCGCAATGGGACGACCGGCTGTCAACGTTCGTGCAGGCGCAGTACGCGTTCAGCCGGCGCTTCGACGACCCGCAAAAGGAGTTCCACGGCTATGCGCTGGTCGATGCGGCAATGAACTACCGGTTGCCGCGCGGCGAACTGCGCCTGGCGATCGCCAACCTGCTCGATCGCCAGTACATCACCTACTACTCGCAAAGCGCGCTGGTCGAACCGCTGCGCTACTTCGCCGGGCGCGGTCGCACCCTGACCATAGGCTACAGCCTGGATTTCTGA
- the pal gene encoding peptidoglycan-associated lipoprotein Pal: MNKTTRVLLVSLLSVAALAGCAKKVKEQPQTDTTGTTGTTAPTGPSTSGLYGPGDLDTDSCLRQRVVYFDLDKDTVKPEFQAIMACHAKYLRDRPSSRITLQGNTDERGSREYNMGLGERRANAVSSALQANGGSAAQLTVVSYGEERPVCTESNESCWSQNRRVEIVYTAQ; this comes from the coding sequence ATGAACAAGACCACCCGCGTTCTGCTTGTTTCGCTGTTGTCCGTTGCAGCTCTGGCCGGCTGCGCCAAGAAGGTCAAGGAACAGCCCCAGACCGACACCACCGGCACCACCGGTACCACCGCCCCGACCGGCCCGTCGACCTCCGGTCTGTATGGCCCGGGCGACCTGGACACCGATTCCTGCCTGCGTCAGCGCGTGGTCTACTTCGACCTGGACAAGGACACCGTGAAGCCGGAGTTCCAGGCGATCATGGCCTGCCACGCCAAGTACCTGCGTGACCGTCCGTCCTCGCGCATCACCCTGCAGGGCAACACCGACGAGCGCGGTTCGCGCGAGTACAACATGGGCCTGGGCGAGCGTCGTGCCAACGCCGTGTCCTCGGCGCTGCAGGCCAACGGTGGCTCGGCTGCGCAGCTGACCGTGGTCAGCTACGGCGAAGAGCGTCCGGTCTGCACCGAGTCGAACGAGTCCTGCTGGTCGCAGAACCGTCGCGTCGAGATCGTCTACACGGCGCAGTAA
- the queC gene encoding 7-cyano-7-deazaguanine synthase QueC, producing the protein MKNAVVLLSGGMDSAVVVAIARAQGFAVHALSVRYGQRHTSELDAAARVAAALGAVAHKTVNVDLRSIGGSALTDDIEVPDAGGDGIPVTYVPARNTIMLSVALGWAEVLGAADIFCGVNAVDYSGYPDCRPEFIDAFQTLANLATKAGVEGAGLRVHAPLQRMSKADIVREGVRLGVDFGLTVSCYRADDAGRACGHCDACRLRAAGFADAGVADPTRYA; encoded by the coding sequence ATGAAAAACGCCGTCGTCCTTCTCTCCGGTGGCATGGACTCCGCCGTCGTCGTCGCGATCGCCCGTGCGCAGGGCTTCGCCGTGCATGCCTTGAGCGTGCGCTACGGTCAGCGCCACACCTCCGAACTGGACGCCGCCGCGCGTGTTGCTGCGGCGCTCGGCGCGGTGGCGCACAAGACCGTCAACGTCGACCTGCGCAGCATCGGCGGCTCCGCGCTGACCGACGACATCGAGGTGCCGGATGCCGGTGGCGACGGCATCCCGGTCACCTACGTGCCGGCGCGCAACACCATCATGCTGTCGGTGGCGTTGGGCTGGGCCGAGGTGCTGGGCGCGGCCGACATCTTCTGCGGGGTCAACGCGGTGGACTATTCCGGCTATCCCGATTGCCGCCCCGAGTTCATCGACGCGTTCCAGACCCTGGCCAACCTGGCGACCAAGGCCGGAGTGGAGGGCGCCGGGCTGCGCGTGCACGCGCCGCTGCAGCGCATGAGCAAGGCCGACATCGTGCGCGAAGGCGTGCGCCTGGGCGTGGACTTCGGCCTGACCGTGTCCTGCTACCGCGCCGACGACGCCGGCCGCGCCTGCGGCCACTGCGACGCCTGCCGCCTGCGCGCTGCCGGCTTCGCCGACGCGGGCGTCGCCGACCCGACCCGCTACGCCTGA
- the tolB gene encoding Tol-Pal system beta propeller repeat protein TolB, translated as MKKLPRWLAVLTALLLPLAASAQDKGLEIDIVGGNASATPITVVPMPYQGSATPPSTDVAAVVRADLDRSGQFRNLPESQIVERPTRGSEVQFATWRALKQSYLVVGRVMDAGEGAYRVEYELFDVGKGERMLGLAMTARANAMRDVAHQMADAIYEKITGVRGAFWTRIAYVTASGKGGAMRYALMVADSDGYNPQTIVRSAEPLLSPNWSPDGKKLAYVSFERGNSSIYIQDIATGARQLVSSFRGINGAPSFSPDGKKLALALSRSGNPEIYVMDLGSKQLTQLTNHFGIDTEPTWAPDGNSIYFTSDRSGRPQIYQVPATGGSATRITFQGNYNATPSVSFDGNKLVVAQGSGNTYKIAMMDRSLGSPRWSTLSTGSLDESPSFAPNASMVLYAAREGGRGVLYAVSADARVRQRLVLADGDVREPSWSPYRTAR; from the coding sequence ATGAAGAAACTGCCGCGCTGGCTTGCCGTTCTCACCGCCCTGTTGCTGCCTCTCGCCGCGTCCGCGCAGGACAAGGGCCTGGAAATCGACATCGTCGGCGGCAATGCCTCGGCGACCCCGATCACCGTGGTGCCGATGCCGTACCAGGGCTCGGCGACCCCGCCGAGCACCGACGTCGCCGCCGTGGTGCGCGCCGACCTGGATCGCTCCGGCCAGTTCCGCAACCTGCCCGAGTCGCAGATCGTCGAGCGGCCGACCCGCGGCAGCGAGGTGCAGTTCGCCACCTGGCGCGCGCTAAAGCAGAGCTACTTGGTCGTCGGCCGGGTGATGGATGCGGGCGAAGGCGCCTACCGCGTCGAGTACGAACTGTTCGACGTGGGCAAGGGCGAGCGCATGCTCGGTCTGGCCATGACCGCCCGCGCCAACGCCATGCGCGACGTCGCCCACCAGATGGCCGATGCCATCTACGAGAAGATCACCGGCGTGCGCGGCGCGTTCTGGACCCGCATCGCCTACGTCACCGCCAGCGGCAAGGGCGGGGCGATGCGCTATGCGCTGATGGTGGCCGACTCCGACGGCTACAACCCGCAGACCATCGTCCGCTCGGCCGAGCCGCTGCTGTCGCCGAACTGGAGCCCGGACGGCAAGAAGCTGGCCTACGTGAGCTTCGAGCGCGGCAACTCGTCGATCTACATCCAGGACATCGCCACCGGTGCGCGCCAGTTGGTCTCCAGCTTCCGCGGCATCAACGGCGCCCCGTCGTTCTCGCCGGACGGCAAGAAGCTGGCGCTGGCGCTGTCGCGCAGCGGCAACCCGGAGATCTACGTGATGGATCTGGGCAGCAAGCAGCTGACCCAGCTGACCAACCACTTCGGCATCGACACCGAGCCGACCTGGGCGCCGGACGGCAACAGCATCTACTTCACCTCCGACCGCAGCGGCCGCCCGCAGATCTACCAGGTGCCGGCCACCGGCGGCAGCGCCACCCGCATCACCTTCCAGGGCAACTACAACGCGACCCCGAGCGTGTCCTTCGACGGCAACAAGCTGGTCGTGGCGCAGGGCAGCGGCAACACCTACAAGATCGCGATGATGGACCGCAGCCTGGGTTCGCCGCGCTGGAGCACGCTGTCGACCGGCTCGCTGGACGAGTCGCCGAGCTTCGCCCCCAACGCCAGCATGGTGCTGTATGCGGCGCGTGAAGGCGGCCGTGGTGTGCTGTACGCGGTCTCGGCCGATGCCCGCGTGCGGCAGCGCCTGGTGCTCGCCGATGGCGACGTGCGCGAGCCGTCCTGGTCGCCGTATCGCACCGCACGTTGA
- the tolR gene encoding protein TolR has protein sequence MTAAISRRKRRKLKSEINVVPYIDVMLVLLIIFMVTAPLLSLSVDVDLPDSTARSVESKKDPVIVTVDAEGRYTLTLQDGKPEKIAAPELKAKIQAFVGQNKDVPVFVAAPGSSNYQLVMDTMVMLQQAGVPKVGLMSQPGNNAR, from the coding sequence ATGACTGCCGCCATTTCCCGCCGCAAGCGCCGCAAGCTCAAGTCCGAGATCAACGTCGTGCCGTACATCGACGTGATGCTGGTGCTGCTGATCATCTTCATGGTCACCGCGCCCTTGCTCAGCCTGAGCGTGGACGTGGACCTGCCCGATTCCACTGCGCGCTCGGTGGAGAGCAAGAAGGACCCGGTGATCGTCACCGTCGATGCCGAAGGCCGCTACACCCTGACCCTGCAGGACGGCAAGCCGGAGAAGATCGCCGCGCCGGAACTGAAGGCGAAGATCCAGGCCTTCGTCGGCCAGAACAAGGACGTGCCGGTGTTCGTCGCCGCGCCCGGCAGCTCCAACTACCAACTGGTCATGGACACCATGGTCATGCTGCAGCAGGCCGGCGTGCCCAAGGTCGGCCTGATGAGTCAGCCCGGAAACAATGCACGCTGA
- a CDS encoding LysE/ArgO family amino acid transporter — translation MLLHALLAGLAAGASLIVAIGAQNAFVLRQGLQRRHVGLVVAVCAASDIALIVLGVSGIGAVVDAWPGVLQALRFGGAAFLGAYALLAARRAWRGTGGLQAQGSDSQRWQRVLLTCLAFTFLNPHVYLDTMVLLGSLSTRYPGQLRWAFALGACVASATWFSSLGYGARLLQPVFRKPAAWRLLDAAIALFMLGLCLALLLQPLG, via the coding sequence ATGTTGCTGCACGCACTGTTGGCCGGCCTCGCCGCCGGCGCCAGCCTGATCGTCGCCATCGGCGCACAGAACGCCTTCGTACTGCGCCAGGGACTGCAGCGTCGGCATGTCGGCCTGGTTGTGGCCGTGTGCGCCGCCAGCGATATCGCGCTGATCGTCCTCGGCGTCTCCGGCATCGGTGCCGTCGTGGATGCATGGCCCGGCGTGCTGCAGGCATTGCGTTTCGGCGGCGCGGCCTTCCTCGGCGCCTACGCGCTGCTGGCGGCACGACGCGCCTGGCGCGGCACTGGCGGCCTGCAGGCGCAGGGCAGCGATTCGCAACGCTGGCAGCGCGTCCTGCTGACCTGCCTGGCCTTCACCTTCCTCAATCCGCATGTCTACCTGGACACCATGGTGCTGCTGGGCAGCCTCTCCACGCGCTACCCGGGACAGCTGCGCTGGGCGTTCGCACTCGGCGCCTGCGTGGCCAGCGCGACCTGGTTCAGCAGCCTGGGCTACGGCGCGCGGTTGCTGCAGCCGGTGTTCCGCAAGCCCGCCGCGTGGCGGCTGCTGGATGCGGCAATCGCACTGTTCATGCTGGGCTTGTGCCTCGCGTTGCTCCTGCAGCCCCTTGGATGA
- the tolA gene encoding cell envelope integrity protein TolA, translated as MHAEADFRPPQQRGDDKGLILGVTLALLVHVLIALLFFLAWWWSPVRQVEPAAGSPMVEASLVVSAADVRSAQKAVKDAPKPLPEPLPEPVKDVAEEDTVPPPQPLPTPKPQQAPTPQQQKAQDFVPVPDKVDQDRATRTAISQEKEKQEQEAKRRQEQIDLTEQKRQQEAEQKQRLAAQQEEERQKKIADIRKQREKLEREAQLAQQKLQQIADLNAKKASAAAATTPQQAPGQNGTNTDLQAKYAAAIQQAVLSQWVRPDSVPLGQKCKISITQIPGGQVMQAKVSPDCPYDEAGRRSIEAAVLRAQPLPYRGFETVFARNLTFNFTAQDQ; from the coding sequence ATGCACGCTGAAGCCGATTTCCGCCCGCCGCAGCAGCGCGGCGACGACAAGGGCCTGATCCTCGGGGTCACCCTGGCGTTGCTGGTGCATGTGCTGATCGCGCTGCTGTTCTTCCTGGCCTGGTGGTGGTCGCCGGTGCGCCAGGTCGAACCCGCCGCCGGTTCGCCGATGGTCGAGGCCTCGCTGGTGGTCTCGGCCGCCGACGTGCGCTCGGCGCAGAAGGCGGTGAAGGACGCGCCCAAGCCCTTGCCCGAGCCGCTGCCCGAACCGGTCAAGGATGTCGCCGAGGAAGACACGGTGCCGCCGCCGCAGCCGCTGCCCACGCCCAAGCCGCAGCAGGCGCCGACCCCGCAGCAGCAGAAGGCGCAGGACTTCGTCCCGGTGCCCGACAAGGTCGACCAGGACCGCGCCACCCGCACCGCGATCTCCCAGGAAAAGGAGAAGCAGGAGCAGGAGGCCAAGCGCCGCCAGGAACAGATCGACCTGACCGAGCAGAAGCGTCAGCAGGAGGCCGAGCAGAAGCAGCGCCTGGCCGCGCAGCAGGAAGAAGAGCGGCAGAAGAAGATCGCCGACATCCGCAAGCAGCGCGAGAAGCTGGAGCGGGAGGCGCAACTGGCCCAGCAGAAGCTGCAGCAGATCGCCGACTTGAACGCGAAGAAGGCATCCGCGGCCGCGGCCACCACGCCGCAGCAGGCGCCGGGCCAGAACGGCACCAATACCGATTTGCAGGCCAAGTACGCCGCGGCGATCCAGCAGGCCGTGCTGAGCCAGTGGGTGCGCCCGGACTCGGTGCCGCTGGGGCAGAAGTGCAAGATCTCGATCACGCAGATTCCCGGTGGCCAGGTCATGCAGGCCAAGGTCAGCCCCGACTGCCCCTACGACGAGGCCGGGCGCCGCTCGATCGAGGCCGCGGTGCTGCGTGCGCAGCCGTTGCCCTACCGCGGCTTCGAGACCGTGTTCGCGCGCAATCTGACCTTCAACTTCACTGCCCAGGACCAATGA
- a CDS encoding LysR family transcriptional regulator ArgP, with protein MDLLHPQLSAFAAVLEEGSFEAAARRLALTPSAVSQRIKALEDRLGQVLIVRQAPCRPTPAGERLLRSVRPMQVLEAEAVADLLPAPSSSSAARSIAIAVNDDSLQTWFLDALAALHDAHGFLFDIHVDDQDHTLELLRSGAVLGAVTSVGKALQGCNVLALGAMRYRAIASPVFFDRYFADGLDAAALARAPMIVYNRKDALQARFVRRITRARLHPPIHYLPTSIGFVEAAARGLGWCLAPEQMLVAALRQRQIVVVDPQRWLDVPLYWQHVAVRSRTLQQIGQAMRSAAQRMRPV; from the coding sequence ATGGATCTGCTTCATCCCCAACTGTCCGCCTTCGCCGCCGTGCTGGAAGAAGGCAGCTTCGAGGCCGCTGCGCGCCGCCTGGCGCTGACGCCGTCGGCGGTCTCGCAGCGGATCAAGGCGCTGGAAGACCGGCTCGGCCAGGTGCTGATCGTGCGCCAGGCTCCCTGCCGGCCGACGCCTGCCGGCGAGCGCCTGCTGCGCAGTGTGCGGCCGATGCAGGTGCTGGAGGCCGAGGCGGTGGCCGATCTGCTGCCGGCGCCTTCCAGCAGCTCAGCGGCCCGCAGCATCGCCATCGCCGTCAACGACGATTCGCTGCAGACTTGGTTCCTGGATGCCCTGGCGGCCCTGCACGATGCACACGGGTTTCTGTTCGACATCCACGTGGACGACCAGGACCACACGCTGGAGCTGCTGCGCAGTGGCGCGGTGCTCGGTGCCGTCACCTCCGTCGGCAAGGCCTTGCAGGGCTGCAATGTGCTGGCGCTGGGGGCGATGCGCTACCGCGCGATCGCCTCGCCGGTCTTTTTCGACCGCTACTTCGCCGATGGCCTGGATGCGGCAGCGCTGGCCCGCGCCCCGATGATCGTCTACAACCGCAAGGACGCGCTGCAGGCGCGCTTCGTGCGTCGCATCACCCGTGCGCGGTTGCACCCGCCGATCCACTACCTGCCGACCTCCATCGGCTTCGTCGAGGCAGCCGCGCGCGGCCTGGGCTGGTGTCTGGCGCCGGAGCAGATGCTGGTGGCCGCGCTGCGGCAGCGGCAGATCGTCGTCGTCGACCCGCAGCGCTGGCTCGACGTGCCGCTGTACTGGCAGCACGTCGCAGTCCGTTCCAGGACCCTGCAGCAGATCGGCCAGGCCATGCGCAGCGCGGCGCAGCGCATGCGGCCGGTCTGA
- the queE gene encoding 7-carboxy-7-deazaguanine synthase QueE yields MAAVPSDIVQSPLPRLKLTEIFLSLQGEAESAGWPTVFVRLTGCPLRCSYCDTAYAFHGGQWWYIDAILDEVARHGVRHVCVTGGEPLAQKRCLQLLQRLCDAGYDVSLETSGALDIAEVDPRVSRVLDIKTPASQEAHRNRWENLPLLTARDQIKFVLCGRADYEWARSVVAEHRLETRCTVWFSPSKSELTARDLADWIVADRLPVRFQMQLHKLLWNDEPGR; encoded by the coding sequence ATGGCCGCCGTTCCCAGCGATATCGTCCAAAGCCCGCTGCCCCGCCTGAAGCTGACGGAGATCTTCCTGTCGCTGCAGGGCGAGGCCGAGAGCGCCGGCTGGCCGACCGTGTTCGTACGTCTCACCGGCTGCCCGCTGCGCTGTAGCTACTGCGACACCGCCTACGCCTTCCATGGCGGGCAATGGTGGTACATCGACGCGATCCTCGACGAGGTGGCGCGCCACGGCGTGCGCCATGTCTGCGTCACCGGCGGCGAGCCGCTGGCGCAGAAACGCTGCCTGCAGCTGTTGCAGCGCCTGTGCGACGCCGGCTACGACGTGTCGCTGGAGACCTCCGGCGCGCTGGACATCGCCGAAGTCGACCCCCGGGTGTCGCGGGTGCTCGACATCAAGACCCCGGCGTCGCAGGAAGCGCATCGCAACCGCTGGGAGAACCTGCCGTTGCTGACCGCGCGCGACCAGATCAAGTTCGTCCTGTGCGGCCGCGCCGACTACGAGTGGGCGCGCAGCGTGGTCGCCGAACATCGGCTGGAGACCCGCTGCACGGTCTGGTTCTCGCCGAGCAAGAGCGAACTGACCGCGCGCGACCTGGCCGACTGGATCGTCGCCGACCGCCTGCCGGTACGGTTCCAGATGCAGTTGCACAAGCTACTGTGGAACGACGAGCCTGGCCGCTGA
- a CDS encoding TetR/AcrR family transcriptional regulator — translation MSNVVRLHSAREREQRLHDDVLDAAERCIVENGLGATTFELIAGTADVSCSAVRRQFDDKRGMVQALMERDYERAIRTMWLLQPPPHQDATAFIAGALEEWLVADANQRRRRLDLEMDLAAVRDPELAQYARRLNVSLVQNLGDLLRRMLRDHGWSGGEAEFQARVYAVAAMCGGLHMMMTTGVELNRMHLQLILSESLAGIFSTAKA, via the coding sequence ATGTCCAACGTAGTCCGGCTGCACAGCGCCCGCGAACGCGAGCAGCGCCTGCACGATGACGTCCTCGATGCAGCCGAGCGCTGCATCGTCGAAAACGGCCTCGGCGCCACCACCTTCGAACTGATTGCCGGGACCGCCGACGTCTCCTGCAGCGCGGTGCGCCGGCAGTTCGACGACAAGCGCGGCATGGTCCAGGCACTGATGGAACGCGACTACGAGCGCGCGATCCGCACGATGTGGCTGCTGCAACCGCCACCGCACCAGGACGCCACCGCCTTCATCGCCGGTGCGCTGGAAGAATGGCTGGTGGCCGATGCCAACCAGCGCCGGCGACGCCTGGACCTGGAGATGGACCTGGCCGCCGTGCGCGATCCAGAACTGGCGCAGTACGCGCGCCGGCTCAACGTCTCCCTGGTGCAGAACCTGGGCGACCTGCTGCGACGCATGCTGCGCGACCACGGCTGGAGCGGCGGCGAGGCGGAGTTCCAGGCCCGCGTCTATGCGGTCGCCGCGATGTGCGGCGGCCTGCACATGATGATGACCACGGGCGTGGAGCTCAACCGCATGCACCTGCAGTTGATCCTCAGCGAAAGCCTGGCGGGGATCTTCAGTACGGCGAAGGCCTGA